The proteins below come from a single Mya arenaria isolate MELC-2E11 chromosome 8, ASM2691426v1 genomic window:
- the LOC128244560 gene encoding uncharacterized protein LOC128244560, with the protein MNGYKHSRALFQSGFIFTAFVAGAICVGHLVLIRRKYCPNTTTLFAVVLSGFLHLIASVCMLTIAENYMKKRVKQGPPSVGSRMDYSMTAAIANGVVLEFIVHNVYVQNFKWSMSSCLAYAGTLDCIITGSFSVIKIVPQNSPLQVAQHSLVTLETYGSGNLDVFFSVCQKNVSEERWAIPAEYLVIYVPVMVTVLVALYRNRTKQTEVTITELKFLSNKKCNVSVFNCNCVKLNSAMVAVLLYIIFVVLIVRPGYILYAHATSGYFWDILPSLLQTVIFTFICSEYIHKVLIRSQYWNNEVKSNGYCDCKHKSKPPMQV; encoded by the exons ATGAACGGATACAAACACTCACGAGCA CTCTTTCAGAGCGGCTTCATATTCACGGCCTTCGTGGCCGGCGCCATCTGTGTCGGTCATCTAGTCTTAATACGCCGGAAGTACTGCCCAAATACCACGACGCTGTTCGCAGTGGTGCTGTCTGGATTTTTGCATCTGATCGCGAGCGTGTGCATGTTGACAATTGCCGAAAATTACATGAAAAAACGCGTAAAACAGGGGCCTCCGAGCGTCGGCTCGCGCATGGATTACTCGATGACGGCGGCGATTGCAAACGGGGTAGTGCTCGAGTTTATCGTGcataatgtttatgttcagAACTTTAAATGGTCGATGTCTTCGTGTCTAGCATACGCAGGCACACTTGATTGCATCATCACAGGAAGTTTTTCCGTTATCAAGATTGTGCCGCAAAATAGCCCACTTCAAGTTGCACAACATTCGCTTGTGACGCTTGAGACGTATGGAAGTGGGAACTTGGACGTATTCTTTTCCGTGTGTCAGAAAAACGTTAGCGAGGAAAGATGGGCTATTCCGGCGGAATATTTAGTGATATACGTACCCGTCATGGTCACCGTGCTGGTTGCTCTTTACAGGAACAGGACAAAACAAACGG AAGTCACCATCACAGAGCTGAAGTTTCTCTCAAACAAGAAGTGCAACGTTTCAGTGTTTAACTGCAATTGTGTTAAATTGAACTCAGCCATGGTTGCCGttcttttatacattatttttgtcgTACTCATAGTACGGCCAGGATACATTCTGTATGCGCACGCAACTTCGGGTTACTTCTGGGACATATTGCCAAGTTTATTACAGACAGtaattttcacttttatttgcTCAGAATATATTCATAAGGTCCTTATTCGATCACAATATTGGAATAATGAGGTGAAATCAAACGGCTATTGTGACTGTAAACATAAGAGCAAGCCTCCTATGCAGGTTTGA